A region from the Chitinophaga sp. Cy-1792 genome encodes:
- a CDS encoding DUF72 domain-containing protein, translating to MQPKTFFDMDFGAAWKSYDAMDITLPPDDPITSKVLRTAAKNHTLHIGSSGWTRKEFVGTLYPNNIKDTSMLTTYSELYDCVELNATHYKIYSPAEVRKWLEKVKNNEFIFCPKFPQSISHDSTLLNATEETKAFLDGIKAFGKQLGPVFLQLSEHFSPARKLNLYKYLEQLPEEIDFFVELRHHEWFSNRFERKEFFNTLREMAIGVVMTDTPGRRDVLHMGLTTPQLFLRFVTKGDHINDIRRLEEWLPKLEEWKAAGLEETWFFLHVHEGEYEAAFYKEVRSLFGLEPREAQESQLSLF from the coding sequence TTGCAGCCTAAAACTTTCTTCGATATGGACTTCGGCGCAGCATGGAAAAGTTATGATGCAATGGATATTACCCTTCCACCAGACGACCCGATTACCAGTAAGGTTTTACGCACCGCAGCAAAAAATCATACACTGCATATAGGCTCCTCCGGATGGACACGCAAAGAATTCGTCGGTACCCTCTATCCCAATAATATCAAGGATACCAGTATGCTCACTACCTACAGTGAGCTGTACGACTGCGTAGAACTCAATGCCACGCATTATAAAATTTATTCTCCTGCTGAAGTACGCAAATGGCTGGAAAAAGTAAAGAACAATGAGTTTATCTTCTGTCCGAAATTCCCGCAGTCTATCAGCCATGATAGTACCCTGCTCAATGCAACGGAAGAAACAAAAGCTTTCCTGGATGGTATAAAAGCCTTCGGAAAGCAGCTGGGCCCTGTATTCCTGCAACTCAGTGAACATTTCTCTCCTGCCCGCAAACTCAATCTCTACAAATACCTGGAACAACTGCCGGAAGAAATAGACTTCTTTGTGGAACTCCGCCACCATGAATGGTTTTCCAACCGCTTCGAACGGAAAGAGTTCTTCAATACATTAAGGGAAATGGCTATCGGCGTGGTTATGACCGATACGCCCGGCCGCCGTGATGTACTGCACATGGGCCTTACAACTCCCCAGCTCTTCCTGCGCTTCGTTACTAAAGGTGATCATATCAATGATATCAGAAGACTCGAAGAATGGCTCCCTAAACTCGAAGAATGGAAGGCTGCCGGACTGGAAGAAACCTGGTTTTTCCTCCATGTACATGAAGGTGAATATGAAGCCGCTTTCTACAAGGAAGTACGCAGTCTCTTCGGTTTAGAACCCCGTGAGGCACAGGAATCACAACTTTCCCTGTTTTAA
- a CDS encoding GNAT family N-acetyltransferase, with product MMHPFPILYTTRLILRKLDPDDIPSLVKYAGNRNVSRYILNIPYPYQEPDAVFRLSYILQGFKAKSRYIFAVVLKESGEMIGEISFHLDMTRPAAQLAYWIGEPFWGKGIATEAITAMLQYGFTELQLDQVFATCDQENTASGRVLEKNGLQKGTPAGTIDYYSMKKEYYAQLHDQH from the coding sequence ATGATGCATCCATTTCCGATACTGTACACGACCAGGTTAATCCTTCGTAAGCTGGACCCGGATGATATTCCGTCTTTGGTGAAGTATGCCGGTAACCGTAATGTTTCACGCTATATTCTGAACATTCCATACCCATACCAGGAGCCCGATGCCGTATTCCGGCTGAGTTACATCCTGCAGGGCTTCAAAGCAAAGTCCAGGTACATTTTTGCTGTTGTTTTAAAAGAATCCGGGGAGATGATCGGAGAGATCAGCTTTCACCTGGATATGACCCGCCCGGCGGCCCAGCTGGCTTATTGGATAGGAGAGCCTTTCTGGGGCAAAGGCATTGCTACGGAGGCCATCACGGCCATGTTGCAGTACGGCTTCACAGAATTGCAGCTGGACCAGGTCTTCGCTACCTGTGATCAGGAAAATACCGCCTCTGGCAGGGTACTTGAAAAGAATGGGTTACAAAAAGGAACTCCTGCCGGAACAATTGATTATTATTCGATGAAGAAAGAATATTATGCCCAATTACATGACCAGCACTGA
- a CDS encoding glycoside hydrolase family 43 protein — translation MKKLILCFAAACSTWMVSAQVKTNVKHSGNPIFPGWYADPEGVVFNKQYWVYPTFSAPYEQQVFFDAFSSPDLVHWTKHPHIMDTTGVKWAKKAIWAPAIVEKDRKYYLFFGANDIQSDQETGGIGVAVASKPEGPYKDLLGKPLVGKFYNKAQPIDQYVFQDADKQYYLIYGGWRHCNIAKLKGDFTGFIPFPDGQTFHEITPDHYVEGPCMFLKDGKYYFMWSEGGWTGPDYSVAYAIGDSPAGPFKRIGKILQPDPAIANGAGHHSVIHLAKENKWYIIYHRRPLTETAGNSRETCIEELHFDENGRILPVKLTKEGVPAHRIQ, via the coding sequence ATGAAGAAACTGATCCTATGCTTCGCAGCAGCCTGTAGTACCTGGATGGTATCTGCACAGGTAAAAACTAACGTAAAACATTCCGGCAATCCTATCTTTCCGGGCTGGTATGCTGATCCTGAAGGGGTGGTGTTCAATAAGCAATACTGGGTTTATCCTACTTTTTCGGCACCATACGAGCAGCAGGTATTTTTTGATGCCTTCTCCTCCCCTGACCTGGTACACTGGACGAAACATCCTCATATCATGGATACCACAGGAGTAAAATGGGCAAAAAAAGCCATCTGGGCACCAGCCATCGTGGAGAAAGACCGGAAATACTACCTATTCTTTGGCGCCAACGACATCCAGAGCGACCAGGAAACCGGTGGCATCGGCGTAGCAGTAGCCAGTAAACCGGAAGGCCCCTATAAAGACCTGTTAGGTAAGCCACTGGTCGGTAAATTCTACAACAAAGCCCAGCCTATTGATCAATATGTATTTCAGGACGCAGACAAGCAATACTACCTGATCTACGGCGGGTGGCGTCATTGCAATATCGCGAAGCTGAAAGGTGACTTTACAGGATTTATTCCATTTCCGGATGGACAGACATTCCATGAAATAACGCCCGATCATTATGTAGAAGGCCCTTGTATGTTCCTGAAAGATGGCAAATATTACTTCATGTGGTCGGAAGGTGGCTGGACAGGCCCCGATTACAGCGTAGCCTATGCCATTGGCGACAGTCCGGCCGGCCCGTTCAAACGCATCGGCAAGATTTTGCAGCCCGATCCTGCCATCGCCAACGGCGCAGGTCATCATTCGGTCATCCATCTTGCCAAAGAAAATAAATGGTATATCATCTACCACAGAAGACCACTGACAGAAACGGCAGGTAATTCAAGAGAAACCTGTATCGAGGAATTACATTTTGATGAAAACGGCAGGATACTGCCCGTAAAACTCACTAAAGAAGGCGTTCCTGCACACAGGATACAATAA
- a CDS encoding Crp/Fnr family transcriptional regulator, with the protein MQILKIRLHSFAGDHARHIITVIVKTTDHQHIISAFFAALRTYQELSPGTLAAMEKMVRIKEIPAGTLYLAAGAQPVFVSFIYQGLFSYYHPFENGDIVIKRFFPENSFVAATAALIAGQQSQFAIQALEDSIVVEFSFKEFKHLMLQHPDLAFFWINYLERNWVVEKEFNEVNYKVLPAKIRYQSFLEASPQLASRLQLQHIAAFLGVTPTQLSRIRASEKKK; encoded by the coding sequence ATGCAGATACTTAAAATTAGGTTACATTCGTTTGCCGGCGATCATGCCAGGCATATCATAACAGTCATTGTGAAAACCACCGATCATCAACATATAATTTCGGCCTTTTTTGCAGCATTGCGGACCTACCAAGAATTATCTCCCGGAACCCTTGCTGCAATGGAGAAAATGGTACGTATAAAAGAAATACCTGCCGGCACTTTATACCTCGCAGCCGGGGCCCAGCCTGTATTTGTATCCTTTATTTACCAGGGACTATTTTCCTATTACCATCCATTTGAAAACGGAGATATTGTTATTAAGCGTTTTTTCCCGGAGAACAGTTTTGTAGCGGCAACAGCGGCATTGATAGCCGGGCAGCAAAGCCAGTTTGCGATACAGGCCCTGGAGGATAGTATTGTGGTAGAATTCAGTTTTAAAGAATTTAAACACCTGATGCTGCAACATCCGGACCTGGCATTTTTCTGGATAAATTACCTGGAGCGTAACTGGGTAGTAGAGAAAGAATTCAATGAAGTCAACTATAAGGTGTTGCCGGCAAAAATCCGTTACCAGTCTTTCCTGGAGGCCTCCCCTCAGCTGGCTTCGCGGTTGCAGCTACAGCATATTGCCGCCTTTCTGGGCGTCACGCCCACACAGCTGAGCCGTATCCGTGCCAGCGAAAAGAAAAAATAG
- a CDS encoding family 16 glycosylhydrolase — protein sequence MPLLTRSNSSNMNITRFKSGPIAAVAALSILLSCSKNFTSPQQSSSSNLTTTAVTPAVAATSSYQLIWSDEFNTDGGFDTSKWSFCERGTPAWTKYLTENPAYAYVGSGNLKLRMDNSVITGDSIAYHSGGVKTSGKFNFLYGKVEVRAKFNQGQGSWPAIWMMPDNPVAYGGWPNSGEIDIMEHVNFGSVVYQTVHNATVTSSSGGSSASHAASYNASDYNIYTLVWSPASLQFYVNNVLQYTYSKPAGATYLNWPYDQPFYIILNQSGGAGWPGAITDSNLPFTMDVDYVRVYKNSLLTNGGFETGALSPWTTWGTVSQLVSTDARTGSYAIREQGTGETSIEQSITGLEANTTYRFGGFGKVDTAGQSVLLGVKNYGGSAVDANITSTTYQHNAVLFTTGASNTSATLYYYKPLSGTVFGDDFYLEKMQ from the coding sequence ATGCCATTATTAACCAGATCTAATTCAAGCAACATGAACATTACCCGATTTAAAAGTGGACCGATTGCCGCAGTGGCAGCCCTTTCCATATTATTATCCTGCTCCAAGAATTTTACCAGTCCGCAGCAAAGCAGTAGCAGCAATCTCACCACTACAGCCGTTACCCCTGCAGTAGCGGCCACTTCCAGCTATCAGCTCATATGGTCAGATGAGTTTAATACAGACGGCGGCTTCGACACCAGTAAATGGTCGTTTTGTGAAAGGGGCACACCTGCCTGGACGAAGTACCTTACAGAAAACCCGGCCTATGCCTACGTTGGGAGCGGCAACCTCAAACTGCGAATGGACAACAGCGTTATTACAGGAGATTCTATCGCGTACCATTCAGGAGGTGTGAAGACTTCAGGGAAGTTCAATTTCCTGTACGGCAAGGTGGAGGTACGCGCCAAATTCAACCAGGGTCAGGGTTCCTGGCCAGCCATCTGGATGATGCCTGATAATCCTGTTGCCTATGGCGGCTGGCCCAACAGCGGGGAGATAGATATCATGGAGCATGTAAACTTCGGCAGCGTGGTATATCAGACCGTCCACAATGCAACGGTAACGTCGTCCAGTGGCGGCAGTTCTGCTTCCCATGCGGCGTCCTATAATGCCAGTGATTATAATATCTATACGCTTGTCTGGTCGCCAGCGAGCCTGCAATTTTACGTGAATAACGTGCTACAGTATACGTACAGCAAACCAGCCGGCGCCACCTATCTTAACTGGCCTTATGATCAGCCTTTTTATATCATCCTGAACCAGTCTGGCGGTGCCGGCTGGCCGGGCGCCATTACTGATTCCAATCTTCCCTTTACCATGGATGTAGACTATGTCAGAGTGTATAAAAATTCCTTGCTGACAAACGGAGGTTTTGAAACTGGGGCGCTTTCACCCTGGACTACCTGGGGCACTGTTTCACAACTGGTGAGTACAGATGCGAGAACAGGCAGCTATGCCATACGGGAACAGGGCACCGGAGAAACCTCCATCGAGCAAAGCATTACCGGGCTGGAAGCCAATACCACCTATCGTTTTGGCGGATTCGGAAAAGTGGACACAGCAGGCCAGTCGGTGCTGCTGGGCGTTAAAAACTATGGTGGCTCTGCGGTAGATGCCAATATCACCAGCACCACCTATCAGCATAATGCTGTCCTGTTTACAACGGGGGCATCCAATACTTCCGCAACATTGTACTACTACAAACCACTGAGTGGTACTGTGTTTGGAGATGATTTCTATTTGGAGAAGATGCAATAA